The genomic window ACCTTGCCAGCACACAGTAGGGGCTCGGTAACTGCTTCTTGCCCCGGTGTGACTTTGCAAGTGTTTAAGCGATAAACTCACTGCTAGCTCTGAACCCGAGAACTAGCCATCCTTCCACACTCCTCCTCAAGCTTGAGTCTTACAGAGGAAGGCAGAAAAGGAACTCTGGTGCCCCTTTCATCCAAGAGAAGGGGGATGCCCGGAAAGGGAAAGAGGCTTTCCCACGCAAGGATCCTGTGGGTGACCAATTGGTCCAGTTAACTCCCGGCCACGGGGGCAGCCTGCGGATGGTGATGGGTGACTCGGCCAAGGTCTCGGTCCCTTCGTGTTGGGGAGAATGCTGCCCTGCGCGGCGTGGCTGGACCTCCACCACCCACCCGTGTCCTCGGGGACCCGGCGGCCCTCCTCCCTCTGCCCCGAAACACAAACCTCCGAAGCCCGGTGCAGAAGACCCAAGCCCCCAGCCTGCGCCCCCCTTCCCGGCGGGGGCCGTGGCCTTGCCTCGGGCTCCTCCCGGGGGCGGTGCTGCTAACACCCGACGACCCCACTCGGGGTGCTCCAGGGTGCCCACGCCCCCAGCGCCCCGTGGAGGCCCGCGGCCCGGGCGGGCGGCGGGGGGCGCACCGGGCccaggcggggggggggggctcggcCGGGGGGAGCCCCATCGCGGGCCCCCTGTGGGGGTCGCTGCCCGCGGCCTCCGCGGACACCCGGACACGCGCCCCGGCGCGCCGCGGGGGGCCGAGGAGCACgtggagggggcggggcgggggccgggcccaggccgccgcccctcccccgcctccCCGGGGCCGCCGCTCCGCGCCCCGACCGGCCCGGGACGCCGGGGTGTTGGGACGGCTCTCGCGAGACCTCCccgcgcccggccccgcccccgggacCCAGCCGCCTCGAGGACCGTACCAAGGAGGCCcgggcgcggggggggggggggacgcgGGTGCGCCGGGACGTTGGGGGGGGGACGCTCCGCTCTGCGGCGCGCCCCGGAGGCCGAGGAGACGGTCCGGACGCCCCGCGCCTCCGGGAGCGCCGCcgtcccccccccgcccccccccgccGACCCTCGGAGCGTTCCCGCCTTCCGCCGCCCCCACCCCCACCGAACCTAGACTGGAGCCCGCCTCCGGCCGAGCCGCCAGACCGCCGTCGCGAGACGGGCCAACCCCAAGACGTCAGCCCACAATGCAccgggcgggccggggcgggcccgggaggggagggggagcgCGGGGAGAAAGAAGGGCCCGACTGTAGGAGGGCAGCGGAGCATTACCTCATCCCGTGAGCCTCCGCGGGGCCCGGGAGAAGAATCTTCTAGGGTGGGGTCTCCATGGCGACGGGCGGGCCCGCCCCCTCGAGGGCGACGCGGGCCAATGGGAAGGCGCGGGGGTGACATCATGGGCTATTTTTAGGGGGTGACTGGTAGCAGATAAGTGTTGAGCTCCGAGCCGGAGTCGGGCTCAGAGTTGTACTGAGTGTGTCCGAGACAGCCCAGCCGGAGCGGCGCGGGACGGGCCAAGCGAGCCAGGCAGCCGGCCGGCCGGGCAGCGGGCAGCGGGCAGCGGGCGCGCAGGGGGCTCGCTCGCGGGGGCAGCCGGGCCCCCCGCTCCGGACCCGCCGGCCCACCGGGGGCAGCCGCGGCGCcgggagccgccgccgccgcagcgaGGGCCCAGGCCCGGCCGCGGCCGCCCCGTCGGGAGCCGGGAGCCGGGAGCCGGGAGCCGGGAGCCGGGAGCGGGCGCCCGCCGCCCgggccgcgccgccgccgccgccgccgtcgGGGCCCCGTTCTATGAGCGCCAAGATGGAGACGACGTTCTACGAGGACGCCCTGAACGCCTTCGCGCAGCCCGACAGCGGCGGCTACGGCTACGGCCAGGCCAAGGCGCTGAAGCAGAGCCTGACCCTGAACTTGGCCGACCCGGGCGGCAGCCTCAAGCCGCACCTGCGGCCCAAGAGCGCCGAGCTGCTGACCTCGCCCGACGTGGGGCTGCTGAAGCTGGCGTCGCCCGAGCTGGAGCGCCTCATCATCCAGTCGGGCAACGGGCTCATCACCACCACGCCCACGCCCACGCAGTTCCTGTGCCCCAAGAACGTGACGGACGAGCAGGAGGGCTTCGCCGAGGGCTTCGTGCGCGCGCTGGCCGAGCTGCACAGCCAGAACACGCTGCCGCCGCCCGCCGCGCCGCCCGCCGCGCCGCCCGCGCCCGCCGCGCCCGCCGCCTTCGGCGCGCTGCACAGCGAGCCGCCCGTCTACGCCAACCTCAGCCCCTTCAGCCCGGGCGCCGTGCCCGCCTACGGCGCGGGGGGCCCCGCGGGCGCGCTGGGCTTcgggccgccgccgcccgcgcccgccgcgccccccgcgcccgccgccgccgccgccgccgccggcctgCAGCACCCGCGGCTGCAGGCGCTCAAGGAGGAGCCGCAGACGGTGCCCGAGATGCCCGGCGAGACGCCGCCGCTGTCGCCCATCGACATGGAGTCCCAGGAGCGCATCAAGGCCGAGCGCAAGCGCATGCGGAACCGCATCGCCGCCTCCAAGTGCCGCAAGCGGAAGCTGGAGCGCATCGCGCGgctggaggagaaggtgaagaCGCTCAAGGCGCAGAACTCGGAGCTGGCCTCCACCGCCAACATGCTCAGGGAACAGGTGGCGCAGCTCAAGCAGAAGGTCATGAACCACGTCAACAGCGGCTGCCAGCTCATGCTCACGCAGCAGCTGCAGGCCTTCTGAGCCCCCCGCCCCTGGACCTAGCGACTGTGGGCCGGGGCCGCCGGCCCCCGCGCTTCCCGCCTTTGTAAGTTATTGGCCCGGCTCCCCGCGGCCCCCGCCCGCCTTGTTTGTAAATAAGAGATGTGGCGCCGCCGGGAGCCCCGCCCTTTGTAATAAAGGATATAATTTTTGTACGCTTTTCGTTTCTGACACTTCCACCCGGGACCGAGCGTATTTGAGGAAGTCCAATAAAACTGTGCCAGCCACCCCCGCCCCCACCTTGCCCGCCTCTCTAGAGTTTGGGGGGAGGGAACGCGCCCCGGCCTGAAGACTCCCTCCTCCGGGGCTCCTGCCTGCCGAGCCCAGGCATCGCCTCGTCCCAGCAGCCGGGGGGTGCCTCGCAGGACTTGTGTAGACTCCCCTCCTAGGAAAAAAGTGCTGTCTGCTTTGGGGAAGGGGGGACCCCCTCTGACGGCGCAGCCGAGGGTAGCGAACCCCACCTTTTAGGCATCGCCTCGTCCCAGGAGTCGGGGCCGTTGGAGAGCAGGGGCGCGGAGACTGGGCTCTTAGGATCTCGGGACTTCTTTACCGTTCCCCCCCAGTAAAAGCGCTCTCTGCTCCGGGGCAGCGGGGACCCCCTTCTGACTGCGGAGCTGACACTAGTGTACCCCGCCTCTTAGGCGTCGCCTCGTGCCAGGAGTCGGAGGGGAGGGGGCGCGGAGACTGGGCGCAACATTTCAGGACTTCTTTAAACTTCCTAGGAAAAGCGCTCTCTGCTCTGGGGAAGCGGGGATCCCTTCTGACGGATAGCGTACCCCGCCTCTTAGGCATCGCCTCGTGCCAGGAGCCGGGGGGAATCGGAGAGGAGGGGGCGCAGAGACTGGGCTCTTCCCGTTGCAGAACTTCTTTAAACTCCCCTCCCCAAAACAGCGGCCTGCGGAGCGGAGGAGAGCGGTACCCAGGCGCCCGCTCCcgccgcggcccggcccggcccggcccgccggGGGCCTCGGGCCGAGGACGGCCACAGCTCGCAGCGCAGCGCCCGAGGACGCGGCCGGAGCGGGCGGGCGGGACGCGGGCTCGCAGCCAGGGCCACGGCTCCTGCCGGCCCCGGCGTGACTGGCCGCGGGGCTGGGCCGCGCTCCCGCCGCGCCCGCTCCGACCCGCGGCCCCCGGAGCCCCAAGGGGCCCCGGGCAAAGGAAAGAGGGTCTTTGTTCATGCATATTCATGGCAACGCCGTGGGCACAATAAAAACCATTCACTAACCCTTTAGAGATTGTGACTCGCTTTCCCTTCGAAGTTTTCTTCTTCGTTCACTCCGCTCATTGATTAACCAATCAGAAGAGGCCCTGAGCGCTGTCGGCCTAATCCGTTCCTCCCAGAAGCCGACAGGGAAAAGGGTGAAGAAAAGCCCAGCCTTGTATTTTCCCTAGCACCTGCCGGAGGAGGGGCCCTTTGGGGAGACAGTTTGGAAATAGTGCCTGCTTGTTctaggagaaactgaggcccagagagaggcGGTCCAAGTCAGAATCCCTGCTCTAATTCCTAGCCAAGCCGGCTGCCTCCCAGGGTCAACGTAGGGAAAAAGCTCCCCTGCCCTTGTTctaatcaattttatttgttttccaattacatgcaatggtagtttctaccgaCCAttattttcaaggttttgagttttatcatttttttctccctcctctccctgctcccctcccccccccacaagaaGACAATCCGATAGAGGCTATAACCAATTTTAAAAGCAACGTTTTTAAATATAGCTTAGCAATTCCCCTATTTGGCCACATTCCGATACCCCAGAGGAGagaataattgtattttttttcccccgAAGCAAGCACCCGTGATATCTTGGGGGGAAATCAGTTTGGTAGACAGGTATTTTAGAGGTTTCCCTGTTTGGAATTTCTCAATTAGCTTTTATTTACCATGATTATTGAAGGACTAATTTCATAAGATAATCATCTGAATGTCCTGGAAAGATTAGCTGGAGAATCCTAACAAGGAAGGAGATGATTAGGATGGAAACTGAAACTCAGCTTTGGGGGTTAAACCATCTCAAATTTTGTCTGCAGGGAGATAAAGGGAGGATAGAGCTAGCATTTAAGTAGAGGGCTTTATCCATAGCAAAGTGTTTCAGAGGATCCTGGAATCGTAGTCCTAGAGTTAAAAGGAACCTGAGAGACCCCTGAgtccaattctcatttttttgaatggtgtcttcttcccattttatagataagaaaactgagtctccgACAGGAGATGTATGAAACAACAACACAAAGAGAGGGGACTCTGTGAAACTTGCCTCTCGAGACTCACTTGGTTGATCTCAAACTGTAAAAGTGATCTAGAAAAAAGATCTAGAACCAGGAATGGCACTTGGTTTACATGAACTGGTGAGAGCCTCACAATAAACCCAGTTTGGGAGATGGGGAGTGAGTGAATGtgttatcacccccattttacagataaggaaaaccgGCTCTgatggggagagacagagagactggcTGGAGATCACATCACTAGGAAGTGGTGGGGGCCAAGTTTCCAACCTACATCCTCTGGCTCTGACTCTGGGACCCTTTCCGTGATAGCAATAGATGAGCATTTTGTATCGATTTAAAGTGTACAAAGTATTCTTCCCTGTGGAGCAGCCCTGTAAGGTGGGCAAGTACAGGCAAGACTATCTGATCTTTGTCCATGAGAAAATCGGGGCTGACTTGCTTCATGTCACATCGCTTGTCAACCAGAGCCCAAGGTGCTGCGTTTCCTTCCCCAGAAATATTGGGTTCCAGATCCAGAGTCAGAAGTTAGGCTAGTGCCTAATCCAATTCGTTTGGCAGAGGAGGAAATGGTTAATTGTTTCCAAAGGTCAAACAACTCAATCAACCAGCACTTATTAAGTAATTACCATTCCTCAGACATCGGGCTAAGCCTGGGGATACCAAGATAGGCAAAAACagaatccctgccctcagagatCTCTTACTCTAGTGACAGCCggaaaatagaataaaggaacatttgaactcagatccctctAAACTAAATCCAGAGCTCTTTCCCCTCTATCCTACCCTGCCTACTTCTGTGACCTCCTATACCCATTTGCCTTTGGGCACGTCACTTCCCATCTCTGGGTCCCAATTTTCCCCTTCTGTCACATGAGGACATTACATTTCCTACCAGTCCTTAGTGTGAAGTTTAAAGACgataaataatttcatcaaagccACTGGCTTGATGAAAGGCAATATTCTTCCTAAATAGCAGGAGGGGAGATCTGTACCAGCCTCCTGGCTTCAAGAcaagtttctttcttctttcccctggGCTAGTCCTAATCCAGTCGCCTGGGATGGCCCCCAAGctgctcttctctttctctgaacCTTCCCACTTGGGGTCCCCAATCCCAATAGGTCGATGGTGGCCTCTCTGATGGTTGGAGATGCAGACGGTACATTTGCTATCAGATGCAATGCACTAACATTCCCTAAACAAAGGGTTACTGGGAGACTGCCGGTGGCTGCCAGCAGTAAATTTGCCCATGTCAGCAACCCGGAAGGTAAGTTGATTTTGACCATATGTAGGAATAGGCAGGAGAGGGACAAATACTACTGCTGTGGGGTGGGGCCTTGTGGAAACCAAACAAGAGTCGACTAGAAAAATAAACAGGCTGAGCAATTAATTACCTGCAAAGGTAGACGAAACCCCAGACAAAACTGTGTAATGCTGAAAGGTCACACCACTCCCCATTCTGCTCTAAactcctgttaaaaaaaaaaaaagtgttctgaAACTCAACCTTCCAGTCCTGGACTGGAGCAGGCCCTGGAATGCCTCCTTCACATGGCTGACATTCTTTCATAAAAGCCAACAGGAATGAAAAGTGGATACCTGGAATGGATAAAGAAGCACAGAgggtggagggggaagggaattcCAGGACGTGAATCTGAAGGGCACCCTCATCAGTGAGTTATCTGCTGACACCAGAAGCCGAACTTTCCAAAGAGGTCCTCCATCCGGGGGAGAGGAATTGGAATGAATTCATCTATGGGCCTGGTAATCATTAATAACTCGAGAGTTTGGGCTCAGTGAGAGGCAACCAGGTGTGATAGAAAGAACCCTAGTTAAAGCTGGGTCACCTTGAACCATTTAGTTGAcccaccagcctcagtttccccccctCTGGAAAGGGAGCTGTGTGAAgcagtggagagagtgctaggAGGGGAACTCCCTCGAGTTCAAATTTTGGCTCAGATTATCATGAGATAACAGAACCAGAGGTAGAAGAAACCTTAAGATTTATTTAGTCCAGGGGTTCTCCATCTGTGTTCCCCAAAACATTTATAGAATGTCCATGAGATCGAACCTATTTTTTAGAACAATActaaaactttttcatttctaatttggtaaacATCTCTAGCAATAACTCATGGAAACCAAAGCTCTTTGGAAGAGATAAATCATTTTATAAGTATCAAGGAGCCCTGAGACCAAAAGACTTCAGAATACTAATCtggttcaacttcctcatttttataaatgaggaaaagaggGCCTCCAAAATGACTTTGCCTAAGCTCATGCCCGTTCAGCTGTATTTGGTCTTGCTGCCTCAGGTCTTTTgcctctcccatcccttttccttAATTTCAACCTGACTGTCCCATTCCTACTCATTCAGCCCTCACGGCTCCTCATTAAGTATCCAAAACAACTTTACCCCAACCCACCTTTCTGTCCTTACTATACTTTATTCCCCTTCCCAGGCTCTATGATACAGACAAACTGGCCTTCTGGCTCTTTTGACACAAGATCTTCCTCCCACACTGGTCCATCCTCCCTGTCTGGAATGCCCTcgctcttcacctctgcctctttgTATGAAGGTATTCCTGCCCCTCCCCAACTCCTAATGATACCTCTTCCCAACTTTCTAGCTTCACAGATCCCCACTGGTTGCCATTGGCAGACATGATGAGTTGAATACACCCAAGCAGACATATATTGCtgcctttcttttaaaaagtccCCTTGGTGGTCATGGCCATTTAATgatcattcttctttctctttccctccttcaacCTCCCCTTTCTTCTACCCAAAGACACCTCACTTGTCCTTTCATTGGTTGCCCCCTTTCTCCACGCAGTTCCCAAGAGACCTTGGAGACCACCCTGAAAAGTCAAATCTGACGTATCAGCAGCTTCCACAGTCCAGGTCCAAAGGCTTCCAAGGAAAGAATGAAGCTCATTAGCTCAAGGCTACTTTTTCAGGCATCTTCTAGGCTCCCACACAAATGAGCAATTGTCCAAAGCAGAGACAGTCTGACCCAAACCTTAAGGTGATGGGTAAGGctgaggaaagatagcatgggcATCATTAGACATGGGGCAAAAATAATTCCAGATGTTGCCTTTCTTtatgaggagagaaaaagaaataaaaacctgCTGGTAATGCCATAGAGAACCATTGCTCTGTAAAAACTGAACATATCTCAGGTGACCAAAAGCTTGTAGCCAACTTGTATTCAGCAGCTAGTAAACAAGGATGTAGTGAACATCTGTGTCCTCATCAATGTCTAATCCCTTGCCGCAGGGCTGATGGGCCAGGGGCTGTTAGATAGCCAACCATCAAAGGAGCTGAAGGAACTGTCTCCTTGTGCTGTCCAATCTCTCTGGTAGGGCCTGGGTTGGTGGGAGGAACATGTCTAGATAAGTATCAGAACCTGGCaaacagtaggtgtttaataaatgtgaaCTACCCATTGATTCCAAAGCATCAGATGAAGGTTGCTTGGAGACAGGTAGCTAGAATGAGATATGTAAGTTttatgaaggcaggaattcttttcatgttttcctctGTATTCCCAGTGCCTAGCTTCTTATGGTTGCTTCATCTATgacttttgattgattgattccaaAGCACTGGGTGAAAATGATTCAGATTGGGAAATGGAATGATAGAATGATAGAAGCTTCTGCAGGGTAGAGGATAGTTCATGGTTTTCTGAATGCatttttttgttggggttttttttgcaaggcagtggggttaagtgggcccaaggtcacacagcaagataattattaagtgtctgaggtcacatttgaattcaggtcctcctgtctccagggctaatgatctatctactgcaccacttagctgccccatgtttATCTACTGTATATCACCAAAGCTTGACCCATAGctggctcttaataaatgctctcaTGCCCTGGAAGCTGTTGACCTGAAAGAGCATGATACTGGAGAAAACACATGGGGATTTGCTGCTTGGACTTCTGGGAATTCACCTTCAATTCTGTTTATCCAGAATGACAACCTCTGTTCCCGCTCTCCCTCAGGAGATCATCATCGAGACAGAAGGAGTTAACACGTGTGAAAACTGATAGCGATAAAGTATTCAAAGTCTACTTGAACTCAGAGGCAACTCTGGGGCACGCCACTTAACTTCATGCTCCCAGCAAATCACCAAGAGCTTAAGTTGCAGATAAGTTAGTGGTGCCTACCAGTGGAGAGACATTCCACAATGGAAGTTCTCCTCAGCAATCCAtccagagggggcagctaggtggagcagtggatagagcaccagtcctagagtcaggaggacctgagttcaaatttgacctcaggtgcctaataattgcctagccatgtgaccttgggcaagtcacttaaccccattgccttaaaaaaataaaattaaaacaatctaaGATAATATTTCAAACCACCTCCTCTCCATCTCCCAGAATTATGGCGCTGGGGACAGAGGGGTAAACTGAACAGTGTCCAGGATACCCAGACCCATCATCAGAGAAGGGAAACAAATGGATTGTGACTCCTACTAATAATTTCTGtcctctcttttcatctcttcattCACAAAACACTTTCCTGTCTCAGTCCCCGCCCTCAACACTCACCTAGAGACTCCTGATTGATTTGACTGCCTTTAGTCTCTAATCCACTCTAATCCACCCTAAAGCATAAatttattgctgttcagtcaggttagattctttgtgaccccatgtggggtttcctcggcaaagatactagagcagtttgccattttctgctccagctcattttatagatgaggaaattgaggcaaacagtgaagtgatttgcccagggtcatagagctagtatctgaggctagatttgaactcaagtcttcctgactccaggtcaagtcAGATTTcgcctgttaaaaaaaaaaatctgaccatgtcTTAAAAGCCTCAACTGCTCCTTCttaacataaaataatatttattattattattattatttatgaagCCCCTCACATTctgcttctctctttttccagATTGATTTCACGTTACTCTTCATATATTCTGCCCTGGTGATGAACTGATTTATCTGCTCTTCCCCATATACGTTCTGTCCCCCACCTCTCTGTCTTTGTATGTGACCCCCCATGCCTTTCATAGTCTTCCTATTCAGTCCCTTCCCATGATGCCAGGGTGCCtctgaatcaaatcaaaacaaattgagttgaattaaattgactTGAATTGGGGGAGTCAGCTCAGTTGCACCTCCCTTGTTGTACAACTCCCATATTTGGATAAAAGGTTCCCTGGTCTGATCCTGCCAGAAgcagcccccacccccagcacCCCAACCTGTGCAGTCTCTGGCTAATGACCAGCCATTCCTTGGGCCTGGCAAATCCAGAAGGTTGGACCGAGGCGTACACACGAGATTGGCAGTCCAAACTAACAGGTTTCCAACCCATCTGGGACCAGGGGCCTGGACATGGAAAGAATGGTCAGTACTCTCGCAGGGATCCAGAAGCGTTTTGTTTCCCCAGCTGTGCTTGCAAGGGAATACTTTGAAAATGCTGCATGGGGCAGGCGTATTGTGCTTGGCCCAGCCTCTCGGCAGCTCACTTAGGAAGTGAAGTCAGAAAAGGGCAGAATTTCAAACAGAATGGGTGACACAGAAAGAAATGCCCGAACAGTGAAAACTCTCATCAAAGCTGTATGAGGATGGGAAGTCGGTTTCTTTCTGTCTTGCTGAAGTGTTGATGGGAAGGGAGCTCTCTATTAGAAAAAAGGAGCCATCTCAGTGGGGACAAGCACCAGTTCAAGAGCCGGGGCTGAATATGGGCGGCAGTTTCCTTCCAGATTTGGCTTGGGTATAAATCTCGAGAACAACCCAGAGGCCCTTCTTTCAGAGGCTAAGGAAAAGAAGGGTTTAGTCAGAGAATCATAGATAGGGGATGGAAAGGACCACAGATGTCATCTCATCCAGGGCCCTTGtttgtcaaatgaggaaactgagacctgggaaggGGAAAGACTTGGCCACCTGGATATAGGAGAAAATAATGAGTAAAAACCAGCAGCTTAGGAGTACAAGAAAGGCCATGATGAGGCCGCCCATGACTGACTTTCTAGGAATGATACAGGTAACATCATCTAAAAGTTTTCagttgggggagagagagagagagagagagagagagagagagagagagagagagagagagaaagagaaacagacagagacaaaaacagagacagagagcagagagagagagagaaacagacagagacaaaaacagagacagagagcagagagagagagagaaacagacagagacaaaaacagagacagagagcagagagagagagagaaacagacagagacaaaaacagagacagagacagagagagagcttGGCCAAATATATAGGTAATTCAGATAGAGTGGACCTAGAAGTCTACTCAGTTCCAGATCATGAATCCCAGAAACAACAAAATCAACTGGTGTCGATGTGACTCTATACAAAACCCTCTTCGGTGATGATCCTTCAGGACCCGAAGGCTGCCAGCCCCTCCCTCTGCCCAAGTCTTCTCTCCTCCAAACAAAACATCCCAAATGGCTCGGACCCTTTTTcctgacttgcccagagtcacgtGGGTAGGACATgtgagccagaatttgaactctgctcttcctgactccagatccccCCCAGTAGTGCCCTTCAGGCCTCACCTGGTAAGTGGGCATCCAGCCTTTGTAGGAGCACGCCCAGATTGGGGAAGTCAGACCTCTCCACTTTGGGACATCATCGATAGTTGGCAAGATTTTCCCTGTCTCAGACCTCAGCTGGgctcctttctcctttcacctgTTGGTCCTCATCCTGGGCCGTGCAGAACCAGGGTACCATCTCCTCCAGATTCCCACATGGAGCATCCTCCCCAAGAACCCAGCCTTCCTCCTGGGTGAGGCAGGCAGCATCTCCCCAGACTCCGTCTCCTAGCAACTCCCAGGGCCCAGGGCTCCTGGGCTCCACCTCCTCCAGCTCCTTCGGGGCATCCTCAGAGAGGCCCTGGAGCGGATGCTGCCACTCAGCCTCCCTAACCACTGCAGCACCCTGCCCCACGGCCGTCCTCCCCTTCGGGCCCCGGCAGCAGCCCGAGCCATCCTGGGCCAGATCATCTGGTGCTTCTCTGATGAACTGCTGCCGCCATCTGCTGGACATGCCTGCCCCCTGGCATCTGGCCCCGGGGCTCCTGGCTCTCTCTGAGACTGGCCTTGGGAGAGAAAGGAGCAGCTCATCCGagggggagggatggggagggtTCTTTTATCAGACAAGTTCACCACTTACCCTGAACAGCTCAGggacacatacacaaacacacaatcacacacacacacacacattcacaatCTCATACACAATCACACACAAAACCACAatacacacaatcacacacacaatcacacacaaacacaaatcaCATGCAAAACCACACATACATGCAatcacacataaacacacaaccATACaaaaccacacatacacacaatcacACAATCACATATAATAACACACAAAaaacccacacatacacacaatcacacacagacacacaaaaatCACACTCAATCACAcgcataaacacatacacacaaacacacaatcacacacatacacacaaacacacaatcacacacatacacactctctaATCTTTCATCTTCACTGCTAGCTGGGCTCAAAAGAAACCCTTCCTTTTACCTCTTTCCCTTCCCAGAGGATGGTCTGTGGGCCCCTCACTCAGCCTTTGATGCCCTCTGAGTTTTCTGCCTCTTGGAGGTAAACGCAGACATCAATTTTCCTTTCAATTACTGTAAAACCTAGGGCCATTTCTGGGAAGCTTCATAAGCCTCAAAGTAGAAGTTAATAACAATAGAGAAATAGGGGAGAGCTGAACCCTCTGCTCTGCAGCCCTGCTGTCAAGGGAGACACGCACACATCATACATCCTGTCTAGGGACAGATCATATACTGACACATACAAGACTACCCCATCTTGGATCCCTTCTAGACTCAGGAATATATGTGTGAGTTTGAGATGTGACAATAgatgtctctgtgtctctatatg from Macrotis lagotis isolate mMagLag1 chromosome 2, bilby.v1.9.chrom.fasta, whole genome shotgun sequence includes these protein-coding regions:
- the JUN gene encoding transcription factor Jun, with product MSAKMETTFYEDALNAFAQPDSGGYGYGQAKALKQSLTLNLADPGGSLKPHLRPKSAELLTSPDVGLLKLASPELERLIIQSGNGLITTTPTPTQFLCPKNVTDEQEGFAEGFVRALAELHSQNTLPPPAAPPAAPPAPAAPAAFGALHSEPPVYANLSPFSPGAVPAYGAGGPAGALGFGPPPPAPAAPPAPAAAAAAAGLQHPRLQALKEEPQTVPEMPGETPPLSPIDMESQERIKAERKRMRNRIAASKCRKRKLERIARLEEKVKTLKAQNSELASTANMLREQVAQLKQKVMNHVNSGCQLMLTQQLQAF